The Zingiber officinale cultivar Zhangliang chromosome 2A, Zo_v1.1, whole genome shotgun sequence genomic sequence aaaacgaagaaagaaaaccaaagataagaagattacaagcatttcttcaatcccaatccaagaagaggagagaaagaaaacttatctacaatatagctccatcttcgggtccaatcctcgctcccggagtcgaattcgccaagatctccctttagatcgcccaaaaattctcccaagaatgggaggaatccaccaaatcttcctttctcccaaaggggagaagatccccttttaaatcttcaaagaggctttaaatagaggggggctTTCAGGAGctacacggccccgaggcatggccgtgtgaggttcacacggccagagcctttcccctctctgccatccatacacggccgtgtggtgtacatggcCGTAGACAACTCtcatcaagacctccaagcacgaccgtgtagatccacacggcctggattgccccagcttctggaaacctggcacgaccgtgtggtgcacacggccagaacacttttaagcgctgggaaccctgcacggccgtgtgatgcacatggCCAGGGCCTTTTTGGTCTCTgaaaaccttacacggccatgtagatccacacggccatgtaaggattgaactctgatttgcttcaaaacttggcacgacggtgtgaggttcacacggccaggccaagTTCCTTGTCTGTTTCTCCTGGTTGACCACACAGCCAGAGGACTCCACCCAGGCAGAGCCGTGTGTAGCACACAACCAAGTGCTTTCTccaatgcttagctcataagtttgtccaagaatgtagaatcttcaccaaattcgactcctgtgtacaaaaaatgcacaaaaagtagatctccgaacaaaaagagtaaatacgctgaaagaaaagctggaagtataaaaatgcatagatcaagcaagctcaaagtatgtaaatgtgcgtcaaaacatgcataaaagtatataaaatgtacgcacatcacacccccagacttaaacctttgcttgtcctcaagcaaaatgctacaatctaaattcatatattctacaacgcattcataaaccctaatgtactttcctaactctatcaaagaaTTCCGataacaagcataatcatggaaacaaatcaagtatggctcaagcttaagtatcctgtgcacagtgtaaaagtaactcaaaaacccttcaagtttcaatctatgtcctagtcaagtcatcatcaaatttgaattcctaatgtttccagtgagagacaagtaaccagtgataggcacttacttgccactcacttggttcatatttctcaaccaacccaaggtctcaaaggtgtgctcaatctcaagagaagctaagcagtcatttccccagtaacctaactcggtctcaaaggggtgacttgctagattccactcacgacaactgttttttatatcccttattttttttcattgcttttctttttcaatttttttttcataagtatttacattgggcaaatcttatttcacaagtgtacttttagcacaaatgttgggatattttgatttttccaaatgagctttcatgagttgagcctcatccagtaaccaaaatgaagtttgaaaaatcaccatggaaaccaagtacttagcaaacaagatgaatcatgactatttcaatgatatcaaccattcaagcatcaagtcaaagtgtagtgaaagtaagattcttaaggtcaagccaagactaaaactcatctccatatgattcttagcttatttcatgctacccaagatagagaaaagaagtacataaagcttactactagcatcatttacaacatcatgaatctagataatgaacgtgctaacattttatcttgaatccaagaaagcataaaagtgaagattgatgttctcaagatgtttgccaaagaatttcaaaagataatcaaatgactatcaaaacaaacactcaagcaagacaatcaaaatagaatgcaaaacaaaaactacacatgcagaaaacaagaaaacaatcaaaaactgaaacaaaaagaaatcaggtttgacacccccTAGACTCAagcttttcatcgtcccgatgaaatcaatatggtggaggtggaggtggagggggaTGAGGAAAAGGGTGCCTATGACGTGGCTGAccaatgggaaaactagggaATCCATATACCGAGTCtcaggaccaatcgactggttcccgtagccgacaagcacagaatgtttctgtgcattctgtgaagctggatcagtcgactggtcccagtacattcactcctctcatcctttccggagtcgcctttgaagtcctcttcctcggccttcgtccctcagatgcacccgagcccgcggctcctctccgtgccatcatTCACGCTACCTTGAAGTCCACTTTCCTCGGCTCCACCCCATTGCTTCTCGTCCGACGGTTCCtcagatgtcttccacaccacccttcaccgactcaaggatccgagcccttggatgagttttCCACACTTAGCcacaccaagttctcatgtgttccaccaagtcctgcaagactcaaacacatatcaaatacatatgaaagcctaacttaaactctttgacacacacatcaaaacctaggtcgattgcaccaacaatctccccctttttgatgtgtggcaatatgtttaagttagacacaaATAATAACTCTAAAAATTACTAGCAATATGTAAAATATGAAGCAttaaacccaagctcccccttaacacatgctctcaaccttaattttcaaagatttgcacacaagtaggtttctaacttaaacctacccatttctccccctttgacaccatcaaaaatattgtaccagacacatacacatactatggtattaGTTTCAACCAAATTTGGACCAAAAACTTGATTTCAGAAACCCTCAGAGTGCTGGAAGGctggtaccagttgactggtacctgtcacagtcgactggtacttgttGAACTCAAATTACAGACTTctgaggccaacttcagaaatgcataaaaaattccagaaaatttgaaaaatcatgaaattttgaacacatatttcttgaattgtcctttaactaggaaaaatatgttttcataaaaagtcaacctatttttgaaattttgaccaaGTCTCAAGAATTCTAAAAGCAtgtaagtttgtatcaatttaaaaCCCAATTTTGCACTCATATGTTTCAATATAGCtatatcatagtaaataaaacatagaattgttttcaaaacatttaaaatatccaactatgatctatgggcaagatgcccattaattaaatatttgctttccccatagttggtttATGATCattaaaaattgatacatcacataactcatcaaaatgccataagcatatgtgaattatttgtatcatcctaatatctcacatttatggttaggaAAGAAGACAAGTTATTGTGAGAtaaaggctaagtgctcccccttaaggtttcaagtcaaccatttttcaaagatttgaattatgatttccatgattgacttgacccaaaatcctctaatccttgaggattgattttggtacccaatagaaattctttctaattgggttaatcaagtactctttggggatccatttcctatctatggtctttgtcttggattgccccctagcaagtagacaatgataggtcttttcattgtttgGTTCATTatatcctatcccatttttcttaaaacttgccctttggctcccaatgatcatatttagggttttagagccaatttcaaatttcctaaggccattggtaaggtattctatcttttcccttaattccctattttcttcttctaaacatgatacatttgaacttgaagaagaagaagcatgcatatcattgtccatagaagacatggattctaatttttcttcaagacacataatatcatgtttcaaggatttatttttcctttttgccttaaacaagttatcatttgtgcttgaaataattttaattaaaatatgaggaggaagattatgtaccttacttaccgagaagtccgaatccgaagtttgacctcccccttcacttgagctcccctcttcatcttcacttgagctctttccctcttcattttcggatgaggtggaggttatatcatcaattcccattagcgcaaaattgactacatggtgctcttcttcctccgatgatgatgaaggatcatcccacgttgcttttaggttttgagccttcttccccttttcttttgtcttcttctcctccttcttcttcccttccttcttcttcaagagaggacaatcatctcttatgtgtccttctccttgacaattatagcaaatgatcttccttgtcctacttttgcttctagaacttttcctagcacgagatttgttagaagaaaaagatttaaatgtctttctcatcttccttaccatatatgcctcttgatcgctatccattgaggcacttgattcttcggagtcggaagatggtggtgatgaagatttcttcttctttccctttcccttgtttgccacaagagctactcctcttgatctatgagcttctccatctaatccttcaactcttgtttcgtgaagctccattgttgagaagagttcatataaagaggatttctctagatcctttgatatgtagtatgaccATTAGTGGTCCTTTCCACTAATCCTTCAACTCTAGATCCTTTCCACTCTTATCAACAAATTAGTGGTCACCATGATTGTTAGCAAACAGTATAATGTGATGCCATTTTTGGACCACCACAAAAGTCACTGGAGGTTGATAGTTTGGTTCTAGAGAGGCACAGGCATGAAATACAAATGGAATGTTGAGTACAAAAACACTGAAACAAGAATCGTAGTATAAATTCTTGGAAAATTTACTTTTCTGATCGCATCTAGTTCATATAGTAGAACTTGATAGAATTGACCCTCACTCACTCCATCCCTGAATGTACAACTTGCTATATTAATCTAAACAATCaagtattttttaagttttccaaaGATTCATACCTGTAGAATATAATCCGTTGAGGCTTTTATCTAGTAGCCTTTTTGAAGGAAATACGTAGCTCCCTAGATATTGCATGGCAGATGTTCTACTTAGGCAGGTAAATTGGAAAAGAAAACCAATATTctatttaaaactgattttagatTGTATTTCATACTTTATCATGCCACCAGTAAGAATTCCTTGCTGAGAATCTTGCCAGACGTTAAACATATCTTGAATTAATTCTTGACGGGCCTAAGCACAGACCAATCCAGCATATTTTGTCACCTCGAGCCAGTCTTAAGACGCAACaacttgacaaaccaaatatAATCAAGATAGTAAGGATACATCAAGGCAACTATACATAGAGCAAGAAATGAAGATTGACAAAATTACTTACAACTGCGATAGAAGGGCTAGAATCTTCCCCAGGATGAGGATGTATTACATCAGCACCAAATATTATAGTTGGTTGGTCGCTAACAAGAGGAATCCGCCTTGACAATGCATCGACAAGAACTGTGCCCCTTCCTCCAACTTATGAATTAAGCCTTAGTAACACAAAGCAGAACAAGAAAAATAGATCCACCTTCCACGTACTCACCTTTCCATTGATCTAGAGGCCAACATTGGCAAGGCACTGTTTACTCATCCTGAAAACATGCTTTGTCAAACAAAATTATGAAACTAAACCAAGGTAGTCTCACATATCTACTTTTGATCACCTGTAATAACTATgacatataataataaagtgaacaaggaaaggaaaaaaattaaagctaaaaggttcaaccaattgatatttatcaacaaaaaaaatATCAAGTTGTGCACAACACTTCGCTGTGAGACAACAAAGAAGTAAACATAAATTATATATGTAGACAGTTTCTCTAATTTAATCCTAGACCACTAAAAGAAGTAAACAAAATTATATACGTAGTCGAATGAACAAGTCACGTTCTTGCATTAAAGAAAATGTTATCTTTCACATGATCAAATAAAACAGATGCAATGTGTTGACGATTGTTGCTCGCGAAACTTAGAAGCAAGGAAAGGCCTAATCAAAAGAGAGCAAGGAGCCATGATCAAAGAGCACCAAACCAGACGAAAGCTTATTGTGCGCATTCTGAAATGCATTTGATATCTTAGGTAGTTCAACCCAGCGGACTGTTCTAGCAGCATTTTCCATTCGCTCGAAAGGATCCTCTATCTGTAAAGTTGAAAGATCATCAACTAGCTATAGACTGCAAGTAATCATTCCAAGAAATTTTAGTAGAAACATCAACAATCTTATAATCAGGGGCAGCGATCTACAAAAACGATGGCTTTTTTGTCGTCCTTCATATGTCGAGATGCTATAATCTGAACCAAAAGTTCTAATATCTGAAAACTGCACATACAGATTAAAGACACAAATACCGAGATAAGTTGTTGTACCACCCAAAACAAGCAGTATAATTGTTAAACTGTTGTTATATGGATATCAAAGATATTTAAAAAGTCATCAATTTGCTAAATCTCATCAGAGTCAACCATAGACAAGCATAAATTTAGAGTGAATTGAATCTAATGGAATTTTTAATTTATTGGCTAAATACCAATTGACATCAAGCTTCATTATACCAGGACCCTTATCTTTTGGCAAGATTGTCATAGAAAATATACAATATATCTTTGAGGTCCAAAAAATGATTGGCAAAGAAAAATATAACCTAACCCAACATGAACAGGAAAATTATATCAACCATAATACACAAAAAATTAATTCACACTTCTGCATGAGTTGTATACGACAACAATGAAGACAGACCTGACTTTGGAGCAAAGAAACTTCTTCTTCGTCCATGATGGTTTTCCATTTTTCAACAAGTAGATTTCAACCTTGCATTGCAAAATTGTGGTAGAAAGATTCCAAAATAACCAAGAACATAGCAGAAAGAAGATATTACAAAGTTCTCAGAAAATTCCAGATTACAAACCTCTTGATCACCCAAAAGATCATATATTGTTGGTTCAACAGACTTCCCAAGGTATATGATCTAAACAAAGGTAGTAAAAGTAATGCATCAAAATCTTTGATCAAACAACACTATATTATCTTTTGGAAGCTTACTGAATCATGATCACATTCAAGACatttatgaagtccatagagctTGGTCCATTGTAGAAAGTTGCCTTCCGAGACACACTGGTAACTGCAACTGCTTCTTTGTCCACAAACCCCGACATCAGGATGACATGTGAGGCCTGCTATATGGATACATCGGGTAGGGATTATGTTGCAGAGGACGGAACTGCTTCAGCCCTGGAACGTTGGTTCGTTTGGCGGCAACCTGAAACAAAGCATTCATCTTGTTGTTAGAAAAACCAACGTTGCTGTTAATAAGAATTTAAAAGTGTACTGGTAAGAAAAATACTTGAGATTAAATAGACAAACCTTGATTGGATGACCATGAAGCTCAGACTCATGCAACCGAAAGGCTTCTTGGACTACCTCAACTTCCAAGAATTCGACATAAGCAAAACCCTTTGGCTGACCGTTTCTGTCAGTGAGAATGGTGACTCTGTTAACAGTACCACACGACTGAAAATGCTGTTGAATCTCTTCAGGGGTGCAAGCATAATCAACCTATAGTTCAATAGAAATATCAACATGAGTATCAATCTAGCAGTGACTTTCCCAACTCAAGATGTTGCTACTAAATCACTTGCTGTTAGAGGTTTCAGAAGAATTCTATATGTATAAAACATAACAATCATTGACAAATAGTTACAGTGTGACTATTGATGCTAAGAATAAGAAACCAAAATTCTCTAATAGAAGACAACAACCCTATCCAATTCGGAACAAGTATCAAACAAAAAAGATAGCCTTAGCATAGACTATATATTACAAAATTCTAATAAGGTGCAAGTCGAGAAtcctcaatatatatatatatatatatatatttcaaataattctttgttttaaataatctttttcccttttttttctttggtAATTTTTTCAAGTACAAGCTAACGGTAACTGGAGTTCAATGTTACTCTGTACAATCTTATAGGACATAACTTTTGTATGGATCTACTATAAAGACGAATTGAAGATGTCTAGTACAAGGACAATAATACCAAATTTTAATCTTTGAACCACTTAAATTCAGCCAAACCATAACAATGTTACTACAAATTATCAAACTTCTAATGAGCACAAACACAATTTTGAGAACTTGAACATTATAGTAGGCACTCTTTGCATGTACCACATTTAAGTAATACGACaccaaaaaagaaaaagagggaaggtaAATCAAAGCATTAATATGCCAAATAATACCAGAATCTAACATCCACAGCAACATCATTACAGTTTGAAGTAGTGTATCTAAATAGAGGTCCCTAAGACAACATTTGTAGATATAGGAAAAATATTCAATAACCTGAAAAATAAACATTGTGAATTTAACTAATTTGATTAGTCCATAGAATTATGGATAAATAAGGCTCAAGGGTACACTAAGAAACAATCCAAGATATAGAAGAcaacaatatcaaattatatgcaAATATCATGTGATGCCCACAGTAAACCAGTAGCAACAATTAGACAACAGAGAACTAAAAGCACAAACAGAATCATATAACAAATACAGCTGAAAAACTCACATTGCCAACAAATATCGAGCGAGAATCAGCCTCTTCTTTGCTTGATTGATTTGTTGCAGGTCCACTAGGCTCTATATAATGCAGAAGACAATTGGTCCAAgacttttcagaaaaaaaaagaaacataaaCAAAATCTTAGACCTAGAAAGAAAAACTGGACTACATCATTTAACCAACCAAAAACACCAAAATGCAATATAAATACTTCCTTACTGCCATGCTATACTAGAAAGATACAATGTTGAAATATATCAGGAAGAAAGTGAATCACGAGTACGAGCACTAGTATAAAGAGGTTTAACACATGGAACTTGAGTCCCACATCAGAGGCCCCAGCAGGGCAATGGTGTCCAAGTTGAGAACTTTGACAACCCCATCTTCTGCCAGCAATGCATAGCGCTGGGATCGGACGCCTAGGCCCATGGGCTTGTCTGACAGATCCAACTCCACCCCGAGTGCCAAGGTGAACTCCTTGTTTCCGTCAGAGAGTAGCAAAACCTCGTCCCTAATGTTGAGATCCTTCTTCCAGGCATGCATCACGAAAGTGTCGTTGACCGAGATGCAAGCAATAGTGTCCACGCCTTTGGCATGCAGCTCCCCATCCTTTTCCACAAATCTAGGGAGGTGCTTCTGCGAGCACGTCGGCTTAAAGGCCCCGGGATGGTGAAGAAGATGGCTTTCTTACTCTTGGTGAGATCAGAGATGGTGACGGTCTGGAGCTCCCCATCGGAGCCAAAGTAGGAGAGGTTGGCGTCAGGAAAATTGTCTCCGACGGAGATGGTGGTTGTGATGGCAGGGGCGGAGGCGAAGAGGCGGGGGAAGAGGGAGGACCTATGAGTGTGCAGTCAGAGGTGTAGAGTGGTAGTGGAAATGGAGCGGTGAAAGCGGATGGCAGAAGGGAGGAGGCGGGGCAAAGAAGGGGTGACAGGTTTAGGGCTTcgagaggaaaggagaaggggcgACGGGTGGGCTTGCCACTACGGTCTATGGGTTAGCTGAAGGGAGGTCAGGCGACCTATTTTCGATGGTTCGCCGGTGTGAAGAGATCTTAGGttggatcgagaaggtaaagggaTGGAATACGACGACAAAAAATtttggggagagggaaagaaaaaatgcCGCGGCAAAAAATGGCGAAGGGGGAAAAAGCGGCGAAagaagcgcacatagacaacagttttaaaaaactgttgtcgtagcctttaaaaaccgttgtcgtagccccaaaaaaacataaatagacaacggtttttaaaaaccattgtcataggccaaaaaaattactaaaagacaacgatttttgttaaaaccgttgttaaaaggcaaaaagacaacgatttggtataaaaccgttgtcgtttgagtgttgttgaatgaggtttttcttgtagtgcacaaTGAAGTTTAtggtccttgtcctcttgagcggctcctctccgagcgatatGGGCAGCCAAGCCTGACCGATCGACAATACTTCATTGCCTATGAACCTGTAGAGGGTCGTCATTGGCTGCAATTCGtttcgatcaatttgtagctggTCGAATGCCTTATTGAATATAATATTTATCGAGTTTCCTGTATAAACAAAGGTTTGGTGAATaatataattagctattaccactCGGATGATCAGGGTGTtatcgtgagggatctccactcccttcAGGTCTCGGGGGTCGAAACTAATCTCAAGCCCCTCAACCTTCTCCTTGTTGCATCTGACAGCATGTATTTCTAGGCGTCAGACGTGCTACTTCCTTGCTCGATTTAAATCATCGTCGATCGGCCCTTCGTTGATCATTCCAATCTCTCCTCGAATGACGTTGTTTtgattctcctcctctcgagcCGAGGTCCAAGTTCGCTTAGCAGAAGCTCAGGCGGGACTTGTGTTATTTTTCCTTTGAGGCTGATGTTGATGCCGCTCTGACGGCACTCGATCGTCATCTCGCAGCCCTGCTGATCGACCCCTCTTATGCCTATCGGGTGATGGTGATAGGTGTCGATATCCTCGAGGAGCCGGTCAGCTCGCAATTGGCATCAGATCGTAGCAATCACGCGTGTTGTGCGTTGTCGAATGATGGAACGAGCAAAATATTGGCATCCATACCTTTCCCTTCGCCGCCTTTGGGTGACTGGCTAATACATGCTGCATGGCCTATGTTCGGGGCTCCTGGTGTTGATGCACTCCTCCTGATTGGGGCCCCTtgggtgttaggaccttcggacggctagagagggggggtgtgaatagcctccactaaaaactcaatcaattcctcacaaaagcttgttagcacagcggaaataaacaaaaagaaaactgatgcaaggaaagaaacacaacacacagcttacacaagtatgtacgaggttcggggataacttgcccctactcctcggcgtgtccgtaaggtgggcgatcccttgatctttcggtagatcacaccccggacaaattccggctaagtatttctccttctcggtggagtaacctctccacaaagtcacagaaaagatttgaaatgaagcacaagacttacagagttcagtggccaaaagaaattaacaatgaaacttacagccacgaagcagaacGCAAAGATAGaagggattcctcagccaagagctcaacaacacagtacctttgcttcggtcgacagagagtttcaaaaaatattaccaaacttctcttctgccttcttcttattctgcttctttcccactgtcttcagccagagccgaatcactgtcacctgtatcgaatcactgcgaccaactcagccatcgccaatcactcttcctcctcatctggttctctgaactcacaccaataccatccatggtcttcactggtgtctctaagctcgaaccaataagcaagagtcaagctgtttccaactgatcgcagccagtgaacgttgacgctccaattgcacaatttgcagcgaaacacagtagaaagagcatttggtcttattcttctaatggagcttaatttgaaattaagcactggcacaacacctgcaacctgtaactcaaaaatctcacagcagatgatttgatcaggtgaatcagaaatcgcagagaaacagcaaaagacaaacgacattgttgtagatcggtcaacagaccgatccatagccttccggaccgatcaggacacaccctgatcggtctgggatgattctgatcggtctgtggaccgatcagcctatgggtggatcggtccacagaccgatcctccctatcgctctgaatcccatcgcatcccatcgcttccttctgatcggtccacaaaccgatcagatATCCCACAGATtacttctgtgtggttactgatcggtcacgagaccgatcagataatccacagattatttctgtgtggttactgatcggtcacgagaccgatcagatgactcaggtatcactggatcggtcgacagacctaTCCAGTCAaccaacgtatcactggatcggtcaacagaccgatccaatgtctctgtgttagttttagagcttcccagtcctaaaccctaacgtcttcctagtGCAGaaaacgagctaccaagccctctctgacctagtccggagaacgagctaccgagccctctcctacttcgtccggtccagagaacgagttaccgagccctctctgacctagtccggagaacgagctaccgagccctctccgacttcgtccggtccagagaacg encodes the following:
- the LOC122043949 gene encoding polyadenylate-binding protein 2-like, with protein sequence MAVRKSKILFMFLFFSEKSWTNCLLHYIEPSGPATNQSSKEEADSRSIFVGNVDYACTPEEIQQHFQSCGTVNRVTILTDRNGQPKGFAYVEFLEVEVVQEAFRLHESELHGHPIKVAAKRTNVPGLKQFRPLQHNPYPMYPYSRPHMSS